From Sphingomonas nostoxanthinifaciens, a single genomic window includes:
- the trpA gene encoding tryptophan synthase subunit alpha, producing the protein MSRLSDAFARARAERRAALVTFVTGGDPSPAATAAILDALVAGGADVIELGLPFTDPMADGPAIQRANLRALDAGTRTADILAAARAFRERHPRVPLVLMGYANPMLRRGAEWFAEACADNGVDGVICVDVPAEQDASLGPALRAKGIDPIRLATPTTDAARLPAVLDGASGFLYYVSVAGITGMQQAATASIADAVDRLKAATELPVAVGFGVRTPDQARAIGAVADGVVVGSAIIDVIESAAKEGRDPAPGVEALVSSLARALADGERVSA; encoded by the coding sequence GTGAGCCGCCTATCCGACGCCTTCGCGCGCGCCAGGGCGGAGCGCCGCGCTGCGCTCGTCACCTTCGTCACCGGCGGCGATCCGTCGCCCGCCGCGACAGCCGCGATCCTCGACGCGTTGGTCGCGGGCGGGGCAGACGTGATCGAGCTGGGCCTGCCCTTCACCGATCCGATGGCCGACGGCCCAGCGATCCAGCGCGCCAACCTGCGCGCGCTGGATGCCGGCACGCGCACCGCGGATATTCTTGCTGCGGCACGAGCGTTCCGTGAACGTCATCCGCGCGTGCCGTTGGTGCTGATGGGCTATGCCAATCCGATGCTGCGGCGGGGCGCCGAATGGTTCGCCGAAGCGTGCGCCGACAATGGCGTGGACGGCGTGATCTGCGTCGACGTGCCGGCGGAGCAGGATGCCTCGCTCGGGCCGGCATTGCGCGCCAAGGGCATCGATCCGATCCGCCTCGCCACCCCCACCACCGATGCGGCGCGGCTGCCGGCGGTGCTCGATGGCGCGAGCGGCTTTCTCTATTACGTCTCGGTGGCGGGCATCACCGGCATGCAGCAGGCGGCGACCGCCAGCATCGCGGACGCGGTCGACCGGCTGAAAGCTGCGACCGAGCTGCCGGTCGCGGTCGGCTTCGGCGTGCGCACCCCCGATCAGGCGCGCGCGATCGGCGCGGTGGCCGACGGCGTGGTGGTCGGCTCGGCAATCATCGACGTGATCGAGTCGGCGGCGAAGGAGGGGCGCGATCCCGCGCCGGGCGTCGAGGCGCTTGTCTCCTCGCTTGCGCGCGCGCTGGCGGACGGCGAAAGGGTGTCGGCATGA
- the accD gene encoding acetyl-CoA carboxylase, carboxyltransferase subunit beta yields MSWLDKVRNSIPFIPKRETPDNLWHKCPSCGTMLFTREYEENQSVCPKCQHHGRIGPDDRFDALFDGGLYTLLPDPEVAEDPLKFRDSKRYADRLKAARAKTGEADALVNARGTIEGYQAIVGVQNYGFLSGTMGLAVGEAFIVGVQAAIAQHCPYIIFTSGGGARMQEGIMSLMQMPKTTIGVQQLREAGLPYIVVMTDPTTGGITASYAMLGDVQLAEPGALIGFAGQRVIESTIREKLPEGFQRAEYLLEHGMLDMVVHRHKLRAELARLVSYLCPGKAAA; encoded by the coding sequence ATGAGCTGGCTCGACAAGGTACGCAATTCGATCCCCTTCATTCCGAAGCGGGAGACGCCCGACAACCTCTGGCACAAATGCCCGAGCTGCGGGACGATGCTGTTCACGCGCGAATATGAGGAGAACCAGTCGGTCTGCCCGAAATGCCAGCATCACGGGCGGATCGGGCCGGACGACCGGTTCGACGCATTGTTCGACGGCGGCCTCTACACCCTGCTGCCCGATCCCGAGGTGGCGGAGGATCCGCTCAAGTTCCGCGATTCGAAGCGCTATGCAGACCGGCTGAAGGCCGCGCGCGCCAAGACCGGCGAGGCGGACGCGCTGGTCAATGCACGCGGGACGATCGAGGGCTATCAGGCGATCGTCGGCGTCCAGAATTACGGCTTTCTTTCCGGCACGATGGGGCTGGCGGTGGGCGAGGCGTTCATCGTCGGCGTGCAGGCCGCGATCGCGCAGCATTGCCCCTACATCATCTTCACCTCGGGCGGCGGCGCGCGGATGCAGGAGGGCATCATGAGCCTGATGCAGATGCCCAAGACGACGATCGGCGTGCAGCAGCTGCGCGAGGCGGGGCTGCCCTACATCGTCGTGATGACCGATCCCACCACCGGCGGCATCACCGCATCCTATGCCATGCTGGGCGACGTCCAGTTGGCGGAGCCGGGTGCGCTGATCGGCTTCGCCGGCCAGCGCGTGATCGAATCGACCATCCGTGAGAAATTGCCCGAGGGCTTCCAGCGCGCCGAATATCTGCTGGAGCACGGCATGCTCGACATGGTGGTGCATCGCCACAAGCTGCGCGCCGAGCTGGCGCGGCTCGTCTCCTACCTCTGTCCGGGGAAGGCCGCGGCGTGA
- a CDS encoding bifunctional folylpolyglutamate synthase/dihydrofolate synthase, with amino-acid sequence MPDHAVSSNPAVQRQLDRLATLSPGADILGLERIATLLARLGNPERALPPVFHVAGTNGKGSTCAFLRTALEAAGHKVHVYTSPHLVRFNERIRLAGTLIDDAMLAALLDEVLSVADGVSPSFFEVTTAAAFLAFARVPADACVIEVGLGGRLDATNVLATPVACGITQLGIDHQALLGDTIEVIAGEKAGIAKAGVPLLTQRYAPPVAAPIEAAAAAAGALWLPRDGVWRASVQRGQLHYEDAVGTLDLPVPRLPGSHQAGNAALAVAMLRHQTRLAVPPAALRAAMGWAEWPARLQRITTGTLAAALPEDGSLWLDGGHNPAAARAIAEFFRSKVTPGQPFELVLGMLANKDLAGFLEPFAGSVTRIHAVPVPGHAHHDAAAVTAAAQRLGIPADGAATIGDALALIAARQTAPLVLIGGSLYLAGEALAANGTPPA; translated from the coding sequence ATGCCTGACCACGCCGTCTCGTCCAATCCGGCGGTGCAGCGCCAGCTCGACCGGCTGGCGACGCTGTCGCCGGGCGCCGACATTCTCGGCCTGGAGCGGATCGCGACCCTGCTCGCGCGGCTCGGCAATCCCGAGCGCGCGCTGCCGCCGGTGTTTCACGTCGCCGGGACCAACGGCAAAGGCTCGACCTGCGCCTTCCTGCGCACGGCGCTGGAGGCGGCGGGGCACAAGGTCCACGTCTATACCAGCCCGCACCTCGTCCGCTTCAACGAGCGCATCCGGCTTGCCGGCACACTGATCGACGACGCGATGCTCGCCGCCTTGCTCGACGAGGTGCTGAGCGTGGCCGACGGCGTCTCACCCAGCTTCTTCGAGGTGACGACCGCCGCCGCCTTCCTCGCCTTTGCGCGCGTGCCCGCCGATGCCTGCGTGATCGAGGTGGGCCTCGGCGGCCGGCTGGATGCCACCAACGTACTGGCGACCCCGGTCGCCTGCGGCATCACCCAGCTTGGCATCGATCATCAGGCGCTGCTGGGCGACACGATCGAGGTGATCGCCGGAGAGAAGGCTGGCATCGCCAAGGCCGGCGTGCCGCTGCTGACGCAGCGTTACGCCCCCCCGGTGGCGGCGCCGATCGAGGCGGCAGCGGCGGCGGCCGGCGCGCTCTGGCTGCCGCGCGACGGCGTGTGGCGGGCAAGCGTGCAGCGCGGCCAGCTCCATTATGAAGATGCGGTGGGCACGCTCGATCTGCCGGTGCCGCGCCTGCCGGGCAGCCACCAGGCGGGCAATGCCGCGCTGGCGGTGGCGATGCTGCGCCACCAGACGCGGCTGGCAGTGCCCCCGGCAGCACTGCGCGCGGCGATGGGCTGGGCCGAATGGCCGGCGCGGCTGCAGCGGATTACCACCGGCACGCTCGCCGCTGCCTTGCCGGAGGACGGCAGCCTGTGGCTCGACGGCGGCCACAATCCGGCGGCGGCGCGCGCCATCGCCGAATTCTTTCGCAGCAAGGTGACGCCGGGCCAGCCGTTCGAGCTGGTGCTGGGCATGCTCGCCAACAAGGATCTGGCGGGCTTCCTCGAGCCGTTCGCCGGCAGCGTGACGCGCATCCACGCAGTGCCGGTGCCCGGCCATGCGCATCATGATGCGGCGGCGGTGACGGCAGCGGCGCAGCGGCTGGGCATCCCGGCCGACGGCGCAGCGACGATCGGGGACGCACTGGCGTTGATCGCCGCGCGCCAGACGGCGCCGCTCGTGCTGATCGGCGGCTCGCTCTATCTCGCGGGCGAGGCGCTGGCGGCGAACGGCACGCCGCCAGCCTGA
- the aspS gene encoding aspartate--tRNA ligase yields the protein MHAYRTHTCAGLGASQVGEQVRLSGWIHRKRDHGGVLFVDLRDHYGITQVVADSDSPALAVLEGLRVESVVTIDGVVKARADGTANPNLATGAIEVFAQSVTVQSMAQELPLPVAGEAEYPEDIRLRYRFLDLRRERLHKNIVLRSNVIASIRRRMIGQGFTEFQTPILTASSPEGARDFLVPSRIHPGKFYALPQAPQMFKQLLMVAGFDRYFQIAPCFRDEDARADRSPGEFYQLDFEMSFVTQDDVFAAIEPVLHGVFEEFANGRTVSACPFPRIAYRDAMLKYGSDKPDLRNPIEIVDVTDHFRGSGFGLFARLVESGNVVRAIPAPGAGAKSRKFFDDMNEWARAQGYSGLGYINIKDGEPGGPIAKNHGEEATAALIEALGLGPNDGVFFAAGKEGQAAKLAGLARTRTGEELGLIEQGVFQFCWIVDFPMFEYDEDAKKVDFSHNPFSMPQGELEALETRDPLDILAYQYDIVCNGIELSSGAIRNHKLDVMYKAFEIAGYSREDVDASFPGMVGAFKYGAPPHGGSAPGVDRIVMLLADEPNIREVVLFPMNQKAEDLMMNAPSAVTMKQLRELNIRVVEQAPSPAKPVAAVVAPDAG from the coding sequence ATGCACGCCTATCGCACCCACACTTGCGCCGGTCTGGGCGCCTCCCAGGTCGGGGAGCAGGTCCGCCTGTCCGGCTGGATCCATCGCAAGCGCGATCATGGCGGCGTGCTGTTCGTCGATCTGCGTGATCATTACGGCATCACCCAGGTTGTCGCCGACAGCGATTCGCCGGCACTCGCGGTGCTTGAAGGGCTTCGCGTGGAGTCGGTCGTGACGATCGACGGCGTGGTGAAGGCGCGCGCCGACGGAACGGCGAACCCCAACCTTGCCACCGGCGCGATCGAGGTGTTCGCGCAGAGCGTGACGGTGCAGAGCATGGCGCAGGAATTGCCGCTCCCGGTCGCGGGCGAGGCCGAATATCCCGAGGATATCCGCCTGCGCTATCGCTTCCTCGATCTGCGGCGCGAGCGGCTGCACAAGAACATCGTCCTGCGTTCCAACGTGATCGCCTCGATCCGCCGCCGCATGATCGGGCAGGGCTTCACCGAATTCCAGACGCCGATCCTGACCGCGTCGAGCCCCGAGGGCGCGCGCGACTTCCTCGTGCCGAGCCGCATCCACCCCGGCAAATTCTACGCGCTCCCGCAGGCGCCGCAGATGTTCAAGCAATTGCTGATGGTGGCGGGCTTCGATCGTTATTTCCAGATCGCGCCCTGCTTCCGCGACGAGGATGCCCGTGCCGACCGCTCGCCCGGCGAATTCTACCAGCTCGATTTCGAGATGAGCTTCGTCACGCAGGACGACGTGTTCGCCGCGATCGAGCCCGTGCTACACGGCGTGTTCGAGGAATTCGCCAACGGCCGCACCGTCAGCGCCTGCCCCTTCCCGCGCATCGCCTATCGCGACGCGATGCTGAAATATGGCTCGGACAAGCCCGATCTGCGCAACCCGATCGAGATCGTCGACGTGACCGATCATTTCCGCGGCTCGGGCTTCGGCCTGTTCGCGCGGCTGGTCGAGAGCGGCAACGTCGTGCGCGCCATCCCCGCGCCGGGGGCGGGCGCCAAGAGCCGCAAATTCTTCGACGACATGAACGAATGGGCGCGCGCGCAGGGCTATTCGGGCCTCGGCTACATCAACATCAAGGATGGCGAGCCCGGTGGCCCGATCGCCAAGAATCACGGCGAGGAAGCGACCGCCGCGCTGATCGAGGCGCTCGGCCTCGGGCCCAATGACGGCGTGTTCTTCGCCGCGGGCAAGGAAGGGCAGGCGGCCAAGCTTGCCGGCCTCGCCCGCACGCGCACCGGCGAGGAACTGGGCCTGATCGAGCAGGGCGTGTTCCAGTTCTGCTGGATCGTCGATTTCCCGATGTTCGAATATGACGAGGATGCGAAGAAGGTCGATTTCAGCCACAACCCCTTCTCGATGCCGCAGGGCGAGCTGGAGGCGTTGGAGACCAGGGATCCGCTCGACATCCTCGCCTATCAATATGACATCGTCTGCAACGGCATCGAATTGTCGTCGGGCGCGATCCGGAACCACAAGCTCGACGTGATGTACAAGGCGTTCGAGATTGCCGGCTATTCGCGCGAGGACGTCGACGCGAGCTTCCCCGGCATGGTCGGCGCGTTCAAGTACGGCGCCCCGCCGCACGGTGGTTCGGCGCCGGGCGTCGACCGCATCGTCATGCTGCTGGCGGACGAGCCCAACATCCGCGAGGTCGTGCTCTTCCCGATGAACCAGAAGGCGGAGGATCTGATGATGAACGCGCCGTCCGCCGTCACGATGAAGCAGCTGCGCGAGCTCAACATCCGCGTGGTCGAGCAGGCACCGTCGCCGGCCAAGCCGGTCGCCGCGGTGGTGGCGCCCGACGCGGGGTGA
- the rnd gene encoding ribonuclease D has translation MHIHPLVTDTETLAALCARLAKSDFIAVDTEFMRENTYWPELCLVQIADTNEAAAIDPLAPGLDLTPMLDLLVDNEDVLKVVHAGGQDIEIIYNLTQTTPHPLFDTQIAAMALGMGEQVGYSNLIESMTGVKLDKGARFTDWSRRPLDKRQIDYAIGDVTHLVTVFPRMLEKLRKTGRGAWLDQEMERISDPANYVNDPDLAWQRVKVASRKPEVLGRLKAIAGFREREARRKNLPRGRLIKDETIADLAVHPPRAQADLAKVRGLAPSWAGNEIGARLMGAIEGAAPLVEAEMPPREDRRPGLGKEGALVADLLKLLLKVRARDADVAPRLIARGDELDALAAGQRQNLSMMEGWRFDVFGRDALALVEGRLAFSVQSGKMVMSEL, from the coding sequence ATGCATATTCATCCGCTCGTCACCGACACCGAAACCCTCGCCGCGCTCTGCGCCCGCCTCGCCAAAAGCGACTTCATCGCGGTCGATACCGAGTTCATGCGCGAGAACACCTATTGGCCCGAACTCTGCCTGGTGCAGATCGCCGATACCAACGAGGCCGCGGCGATCGACCCGCTCGCGCCGGGGCTGGATCTCACGCCGATGCTCGATCTGCTGGTCGACAACGAGGACGTGCTGAAGGTCGTCCATGCCGGCGGGCAGGACATCGAGATCATCTACAACCTGACCCAGACCACGCCGCACCCGCTGTTCGACACGCAGATCGCCGCCATGGCGCTGGGGATGGGCGAGCAGGTCGGCTATTCGAACCTGATCGAGAGCATGACCGGCGTGAAGCTCGACAAGGGCGCACGCTTCACCGACTGGAGCCGCCGTCCGCTCGACAAGCGCCAGATCGATTATGCGATCGGCGACGTGACCCATCTGGTGACGGTCTTCCCGCGCATGCTGGAAAAGCTGCGCAAGACCGGCCGCGGCGCGTGGCTCGACCAGGAGATGGAGCGCATCTCCGATCCGGCCAATTATGTGAACGACCCCGATCTGGCGTGGCAGCGGGTGAAGGTCGCCAGCCGCAAGCCCGAGGTGCTCGGCCGACTCAAGGCGATTGCGGGCTTCCGCGAGCGCGAGGCGCGCCGCAAGAACCTGCCGCGCGGCCGCCTCATCAAGGACGAGACGATCGCCGATCTCGCGGTCCACCCGCCGCGCGCGCAGGCCGACCTTGCCAAGGTGCGCGGACTCGCGCCGAGCTGGGCCGGCAACGAGATCGGCGCCCGGCTGATGGGCGCGATCGAAGGGGCCGCCCCGCTGGTCGAGGCCGAAATGCCGCCGCGCGAAGATCGTCGGCCCGGCCTCGGCAAGGAAGGCGCGCTCGTCGCCGACCTGCTCAAGCTGCTGCTCAAGGTGCGCGCGCGCGACGCCGACGTGGCACCGCGCCTGATCGCACGCGGCGACGAGCTCGACGCGCTCGCAGCTGGCCAGCGCCAGAATCTGTCGATGATGGAGGGGTGGCGCTTCGACGTGTTCGGCCGCGATGCGCTGGCGCTGGTCGAAGGCCGCCTCGCCTTCAGCGTGCAGAGCGGCAAGATGGTGATGAGCGAACTCTGA
- a CDS encoding Ppx/GppA family phosphatase, with product MVAIPFLRRADAPDVERAPVAIIDIGSNSIRLVIYEGQGRIPSILFNEKVMAGLGKGLGKTGLLDPPSVERALVALARFKRLAEDMGVRQPRTVATAAVRDARNGPDFIARLGTIGLEVELLTGAEEATLAGHGVLAAIPEADGIVGDLGGGSLELVRVGNGQVQHGASVPFGVLRIAAMKLRTARDLDRALGHALDKSGWSGNAEGKPLYMVGGSWRSLARLHMALASYPLPIVHHYAMAPGEGQRLVRALGQLDPKRVREVPGISTPRVPALGDAAMLLAALGRRLKPSALIVSAYGLREGLLHRSLPAAVQARDPLIEATREEGVRQGRFPEHGDLLDRWIAPLFAHESPAFARLRHATCLLADVGWRAHPEFRAERGLDTALHGHWVGIDGQGRAMMAQALFTHFGGDSVPEMVARLIGPELSATASRWGYAMRLGQRLSGGIAEPLENSRLSLEDDAVVLRLSGGDRALYGEAVERRHRALAEALGRKALLYT from the coding sequence ATGGTTGCGATTCCCTTTCTGCGCCGCGCCGACGCGCCCGACGTCGAGCGGGCGCCGGTGGCGATTATCGACATCGGCTCCAATTCGATTCGGCTTGTCATCTACGAAGGACAGGGGCGGATCCCGTCGATCCTGTTCAACGAGAAGGTGATGGCCGGGCTGGGCAAGGGGCTCGGCAAGACCGGGTTGCTCGACCCGCCCTCGGTCGAGCGCGCCTTGGTGGCGCTCGCCCGCTTCAAGCGGCTGGCCGAGGATATGGGCGTGCGCCAGCCGCGTACCGTCGCGACGGCGGCCGTGCGCGATGCGCGCAACGGGCCCGATTTCATCGCGCGGCTGGGGACGATCGGCCTCGAGGTCGAGTTGCTGACCGGCGCGGAGGAAGCGACGCTGGCCGGACACGGCGTGCTCGCGGCGATCCCCGAAGCCGACGGCATCGTCGGCGACCTTGGCGGTGGCAGCCTTGAGCTGGTGCGCGTGGGCAATGGTCAGGTGCAGCATGGCGCCTCGGTGCCGTTCGGCGTGCTGCGGATCGCGGCGATGAAGCTGCGCACCGCGCGCGATCTCGACCGCGCATTGGGCCATGCGCTCGACAAGAGCGGCTGGAGCGGCAACGCCGAGGGCAAGCCGCTCTATATGGTCGGCGGCTCGTGGCGCAGCCTCGCGCGGCTGCACATGGCGCTGGCGAGCTATCCGCTGCCGATCGTGCATCATTATGCCATGGCGCCGGGTGAGGGGCAGCGGCTGGTGCGCGCGCTGGGTCAGCTCGATCCCAAGCGCGTGCGCGAGGTGCCCGGCATCTCCACCCCGCGCGTGCCCGCGCTCGGCGACGCGGCGATGCTGCTGGCTGCGCTGGGGCGACGCCTCAAGCCGTCCGCGCTGATCGTCTCGGCCTATGGCCTGCGCGAGGGACTGCTCCACCGCAGCCTTCCGGCGGCGGTCCAGGCGCGCGATCCGCTGATCGAGGCGACGCGCGAGGAAGGCGTGCGGCAGGGGCGCTTCCCCGAGCATGGCGACCTGCTCGATCGCTGGATCGCACCTTTGTTCGCGCACGAGTCGCCGGCCTTCGCGCGGCTCCGCCATGCCACATGCCTGCTTGCCGATGTCGGCTGGCGCGCGCATCCCGAATTCCGCGCCGAACGCGGTCTCGACACCGCGCTGCACGGTCATTGGGTGGGGATCGACGGGCAGGGTCGTGCGATGATGGCGCAGGCGCTGTTCACCCATTTCGGCGGCGATAGCGTGCCCGAAATGGTCGCCCGTCTGATCGGGCCCGAGCTTAGCGCGACCGCCAGCCGTTGGGGCTATGCGATGCGTCTCGGCCAGCGCCTGTCGGGCGGCATCGCCGAGCCGCTCGAGAATAGTCGTCTCAGCCTCGAGGATGATGCGGTCGTGCTGCGCCTGTCGGGCGGCGATCGCGCGCTTTACGGTGAGGCGGTCGAGCGCCGCCACCGCGCGCTCGCCGAGGCGCTCGGCCGCAAGGCGCTGCTCTACACCTGA
- the trxB gene encoding thioredoxin-disulfide reductase: protein MTAVHSTRMLILGSGPAGLSAAIYGARAGMAPIVVQGLQPGGQLTITTDVENYPGFRDVIQGPWLMEEMQAQAEHVGAQMIWDTIVEVDLSERPFRLKGDGGTLYVADTLVIATGAQARWLGAPGEAELGGKGVSACATCDGFFYRGKKVAVIGGGNTAVEEALYLTNHSHDVTLIHRRDSLRAEKILQERLFKHHGINVLWNKEVVRFVGGSDAEGLIGIDLKDTKTGEVSRFDVDGGFVAIGHHPSTELFAGQIELDEGYIKVKPGTALTNVPGVFACGDVMDKVYRQAITAAGTGCMAALDAERFLQAQDFPVPEDAELGPIAAGESIAAE from the coding sequence ATGACCGCCGTCCATTCCACCCGTATGCTGATCCTCGGCTCCGGTCCCGCCGGTCTTTCCGCTGCCATCTATGGCGCGCGGGCAGGCATGGCGCCGATCGTGGTGCAGGGGCTCCAGCCCGGCGGCCAGCTCACCATCACCACCGATGTCGAGAATTATCCCGGCTTCCGCGACGTCATCCAGGGGCCGTGGCTGATGGAGGAGATGCAGGCGCAGGCCGAACATGTCGGCGCGCAGATGATATGGGACACGATCGTCGAGGTCGACCTGTCCGAGCGGCCGTTCCGGCTCAAGGGCGACGGCGGCACGCTCTACGTCGCAGACACGCTCGTCATCGCGACGGGCGCGCAGGCCAGGTGGCTCGGCGCGCCGGGCGAGGCGGAGCTGGGCGGCAAGGGTGTCTCGGCCTGCGCGACCTGCGACGGCTTCTTCTATCGCGGCAAGAAGGTGGCGGTGATCGGCGGCGGCAATACCGCGGTCGAGGAGGCGCTCTACCTCACCAACCACAGCCATGACGTCACCCTGATCCACCGTCGCGACAGCCTGCGGGCCGAGAAGATCCTGCAGGAGCGGCTGTTCAAGCATCACGGCATCAACGTGCTGTGGAACAAGGAGGTGGTGCGCTTTGTCGGCGGATCGGACGCCGAGGGGCTGATCGGCATCGATCTCAAGGACACGAAGACCGGCGAGGTCAGCCGGTTCGACGTCGATGGCGGCTTCGTCGCGATCGGCCACCACCCCTCGACCGAATTGTTCGCCGGCCAGATCGAGCTGGACGAGGGCTATATCAAGGTGAAGCCCGGCACCGCGCTCACCAACGTGCCCGGCGTGTTCGCGTGCGGCGACGTGATGGACAAGGTCTATCGTCAGGCGATCACCGCCGCCGGCACCGGCTGCATGGCGGCGCTGGATGCCGAGCGCTTCCTGCAGGCGCAGGATTTCCCGGTGCCAGAGGATGCGGAACTGGGGCCGATCGCGGCGGGCGAGAGCATCGCCGCCGAATAG
- a CDS encoding low affinity iron permease family protein, which produces MDRLFTTIANRIASFVGQPSAFMLALLVVIVWGVTGPLFHYSDTWQLVINTGTTIVTFLMVFLIQNSQNRDAAAMQAKLDELIRAVDDARGQFIGIEHKTDHEIQQIRADLEKECEDIGDEERGKPPSPTYIDRLIRRR; this is translated from the coding sequence ATGGATCGGCTGTTCACGACGATCGCCAACCGCATCGCCAGCTTCGTCGGCCAGCCGAGCGCGTTCATGCTCGCGCTGCTGGTCGTGATCGTGTGGGGGGTGACGGGGCCGCTCTTCCATTATTCCGATACGTGGCAGCTGGTCATCAACACCGGCACCACTATCGTCACCTTCCTGATGGTGTTCCTGATCCAGAATTCGCAGAACCGCGACGCCGCGGCGATGCAAGCGAAGCTGGACGAGCTGATCCGCGCGGTCGACGATGCGCGCGGCCAGTTCATCGGCATCGAGCACAAGACCGATCACGAGATCCAGCAGATCCGCGCGGACCTCGAGAAGGAATGCGAGGACATTGGCGATGAGGAGCGCGGCAAACCGCCGAGCCCGACCTATATCGATCGCCTGATCCGGCGGCGCTGA
- a CDS encoding phosphoglycerate kinase, whose product MSGFKTLDDMGDVTGKRVLVREDLNVPMDGARVTDDTRLRAAAPTVAELSDKGAIVLILAHFGRPKGERNPDMSLALVTKPLSDVLGREVRFVDDCVGPDAKAAIADLKPGDIALLENTRFHKGEEKNDPALVAALAELGDVYVSDAFSAAHRAHASTEGLAHVLPAFAGRAMQAELEALEKALGKPEHPVAAVVGGAKVSTKLDVLRQMVAKVDHLVIGGGMANTFLAARGIDVGKSLCEHDLADTALAILDAADAAGCTVHLPYDVVVAKEFRANPPTRTINVHEVAADELILDVGPNAVEALADALKTCRTLVWNGPLGAFETPPFDTATVALARTAAALTQSGTLVSVAGGGDTVAALNQAGVGDQFTYVSTAGGAFLEWMEGQELPGVKALEAASTL is encoded by the coding sequence ATGAGCGGCTTCAAGACCCTGGACGACATGGGCGACGTCACGGGCAAGCGCGTGCTGGTGCGCGAGGATCTCAACGTGCCGATGGATGGCGCGCGCGTGACCGACGACACGCGCCTGCGCGCTGCCGCGCCGACCGTCGCCGAACTGTCCGACAAGGGCGCGATCGTGCTGATCCTCGCCCATTTCGGCCGGCCGAAGGGCGAGCGCAATCCCGATATGAGCCTCGCCTTGGTGACGAAGCCGCTGTCCGACGTGCTGGGGCGCGAGGTGCGGTTCGTCGACGATTGCGTCGGCCCGGACGCGAAGGCCGCGATCGCCGATCTGAAGCCGGGTGATATCGCGCTGCTGGAGAATACCCGCTTCCACAAGGGCGAGGAGAAGAACGATCCGGCGCTGGTCGCCGCGCTGGCCGAGCTGGGCGACGTCTACGTCAGCGACGCCTTCTCGGCCGCGCATCGCGCGCACGCGTCGACCGAGGGACTGGCGCACGTGCTGCCGGCGTTCGCCGGCCGCGCGATGCAGGCCGAGCTGGAGGCGCTGGAGAAGGCTTTGGGCAAGCCCGAGCATCCGGTCGCCGCGGTGGTCGGTGGGGCCAAGGTCTCGACCAAGCTCGACGTGTTGCGCCAGATGGTCGCGAAGGTCGATCACCTCGTCATCGGCGGCGGCATGGCCAACACCTTCCTCGCGGCGCGCGGCATCGATGTCGGCAAGTCGCTGTGCGAGCATGACCTGGCCGACACCGCACTCGCGATCCTCGACGCGGCCGATGCTGCCGGCTGCACCGTCCACCTGCCCTACGACGTCGTCGTGGCGAAGGAGTTCAGGGCCAACCCACCGACGCGCACGATCAACGTGCACGAGGTCGCCGCCGACGAGCTGATCCTCGATGTCGGCCCCAATGCGGTCGAGGCGCTCGCCGATGCGCTCAAGACCTGCCGCACGCTCGTCTGGAACGGTCCGCTCGGTGCGTTCGAGACGCCGCCGTTCGATACGGCGACGGTGGCGCTGGCGCGGACTGCGGCGGCGCTCACCCAGAGCGGCACGCTCGTCTCGGTCGCCGGCGGCGGCGATACGGTCGCGGCGCTCAACCAGGCCGGCGTCGGCGACCAGTTCACCTACGTGTCGACCGCGGGCGGCGCCTTCCTCGAATGGATGGAGGGCCAGGAATTGCCCGGCGTGAAGGCGCTCGAGGCCGCGTCGACGCTGTAA
- a CDS encoding MOSC domain-containing protein, translating into MGRLLGIARHARPRGAMETLGAADVTVAEGVHGDFRGSLKPGRNKRQVTAMAAEDWAAALADLGADVPWEQRRVNLLVEGLALRETKGARIVFDTGLVLEVTGECDPCSRMEEVAPGLKAALLPGWRGGVTTRVIESGPIRVGMEVRIDR; encoded by the coding sequence ATGGGACGCCTGCTCGGCATCGCGCGCCATGCGCGGCCGCGCGGCGCCATGGAAACGCTCGGCGCGGCCGACGTGACCGTCGCCGAAGGGGTGCATGGCGACTTTCGTGGCAGCCTCAAGCCCGGCCGCAACAAGCGCCAGGTGACGGCGATGGCGGCCGAGGATTGGGCGGCGGCGCTCGCCGATCTCGGCGCGGACGTGCCGTGGGAGCAAAGGCGCGTGAACCTGCTGGTCGAAGGGCTGGCGCTGCGCGAAACCAAGGGCGCGCGCATCGTCTTCGATACGGGCCTCGTGCTTGAGGTGACCGGCGAATGCGATCCGTGCAGCCGCATGGAGGAGGTGGCGCCCGGCCTGAAGGCGGCGCTGCTGCCCGGATGGCGCGGCGGCGTCACCACGCGCGTGATCGAAAGTGGCCCGATCCGGGTCGGCATGGAAGTGAGGATCGATCGATGA